One part of the Deltaproteobacteria bacterium genome encodes these proteins:
- a CDS encoding glycosyltransferase family 4 protein: MKILLAHNYYGSTAPSGENQVFEIERDLLRQRGHKVLEYVRHSDEIRSKGFFGEVKGALSTPWNPWAARALQRVVYGFQPDVVHVHNTFPLLSPAIFHAIGTRVPMVLTLHNYRLFCPAAIPIRAGRVCTECLDTQSVWPAVRYGCYRNSRLSTLPLAFSVALHRNLGTWTRHVDAFIALTKFQRKTMVEAGLPAERVHVKPNFIPGNFNQTPGKDRGKYAVFVGRLSLEKGVRTLLSAWRSVHGLPLRILGDGPFRGELEAQVRAQGINAEFLGGVHRDEVLSVVSGACLQIVPSECYEGFPMVILEAYACGTPVVASRIGSLAEIVLDGETGLHFEAGDPVGLAQRVNHLVERPELARRMGMKAREIFLEKYTAEKNLEMLMGIYSRAREDFEKRKRH, encoded by the coding sequence ATGAAAATATTGCTTGCGCACAATTACTACGGTTCAACCGCCCCATCTGGAGAGAATCAGGTCTTCGAAATCGAGAGGGACCTGCTGCGGCAGCGCGGACATAAAGTTTTAGAGTATGTTCGACACAGCGATGAGATTCGCTCTAAGGGGTTTTTCGGAGAGGTAAAGGGTGCGCTAAGTACCCCGTGGAACCCTTGGGCGGCGCGGGCGCTACAGCGCGTGGTATACGGTTTCCAGCCAGACGTGGTTCATGTGCATAACACATTTCCGCTCTTATCCCCGGCGATTTTCCATGCTATCGGTACACGGGTACCAATGGTGCTGACGTTACATAACTACCGTCTGTTCTGCCCGGCGGCAATTCCCATAAGGGCAGGGCGTGTTTGCACGGAGTGTCTGGACACACAATCTGTATGGCCAGCTGTGCGGTATGGGTGCTATCGCAATAGTCGTTTATCCACACTGCCATTGGCTTTCAGCGTTGCGCTTCATCGAAACTTGGGGACTTGGACGAGGCATGTGGATGCCTTCATCGCGCTGACGAAATTCCAGCGCAAGACGATGGTTGAAGCTGGACTGCCTGCAGAGCGTGTCCATGTGAAACCGAATTTTATCCCCGGTAATTTCAACCAGACTCCAGGGAAGGATCGGGGCAAATATGCAGTATTCGTGGGGCGCTTGAGTCTGGAAAAAGGGGTAAGGACGCTGCTTTCGGCTTGGCGTTCTGTCCACGGACTCCCGTTGAGAATATTGGGAGACGGACCTTTTCGCGGAGAACTGGAGGCGCAGGTTCGTGCGCAAGGGATCAATGCCGAGTTTCTCGGGGGGGTGCATCGAGACGAGGTTCTCTCGGTAGTCAGCGGTGCTTGTCTTCAAATTGTTCCGTCCGAGTGCTACGAGGGATTTCCGATGGTGATCCTGGAAGCCTACGCCTGCGGCACTCCCGTGGTTGCTTCCCGGATCGGAAGCCTTGCTGAAATCGTCCTGGATGGGGAGACGGGGCTACATTTCGAAGCCGGTGACCCAGTGGGTCTCGCGCAACGAGTCAACCACCTTGTAGAACGACCGGAACTGGCACGCCGGATGGGGATGAAGGCGCGCGAAATCTTTCTGGAGAAATACACCGCCGAAAAGAATCTGGAAATGCTCATGGGTATTTACAGCAGGGCACGGGAGGACTTTGAAAAGCGCAAGCGACATTGA
- a CDS encoding glycosyltransferase, with product MELNQRLKVLVVAYACSPFRGSEPGVGWGFVSALARCHDLWVIVEEEKFREDIERNLMADPQLGRSVRFFFVRKQRNRLLRKFWPPSYYWYYRRWHEDAYHLAQELHREVGFDLVHQLTMVGFREPGYMSKLGIPFVWGPVGGMGLFPWKFMHVVGWYGSIYCVGYNLYNWFQMKNLSRPREAARVAGIGLITATPENRDGALKYWGCRSSVICEVGLPREPVINIPERTKGEPFRLVWVGQHIPRKALNLGLGALGRLPDDVDWEIHILGAGPRMVHWQRLANRLGIASRCLFHGKVTRDKVLDIMGTAHTMLITSLRDLTSTVTVEALAMGLPIICLDHCGFADVVDESCGIKIPVTTPNRTIDAMAQAIERLARDEQRRRELARGALRRSLDFSWEEKAICLDRIYRAKVAGCNSPGDVPIRYESLSR from the coding sequence ATGGAATTGAACCAACGATTGAAAGTTCTGGTCGTGGCCTATGCGTGCAGCCCGTTCAGAGGCTCCGAACCCGGAGTCGGTTGGGGGTTCGTATCTGCCTTGGCCCGCTGCCACGACCTATGGGTGATTGTTGAGGAGGAGAAGTTCAGGGAGGATATCGAACGGAACCTGATGGCTGATCCCCAATTGGGGCGTTCGGTGCGTTTCTTTTTTGTTCGCAAGCAGCGCAACAGGTTATTACGCAAGTTCTGGCCCCCCTCTTATTACTGGTATTACCGCCGCTGGCATGAGGATGCCTACCATCTGGCGCAGGAACTGCACCGTGAAGTGGGATTTGATCTGGTTCATCAGTTGACGATGGTCGGCTTTCGCGAGCCCGGGTACATGTCGAAACTGGGGATTCCTTTCGTATGGGGACCGGTTGGGGGTATGGGGTTGTTCCCCTGGAAGTTTATGCATGTTGTTGGCTGGTACGGATCAATCTATTGCGTTGGCTACAACCTCTACAATTGGTTTCAGATGAAAAACCTGTCTCGTCCAAGGGAAGCAGCCAGAGTGGCTGGTATCGGTTTGATTACCGCTACGCCGGAGAATCGTGATGGTGCCCTTAAGTATTGGGGATGTCGCAGTTCGGTCATCTGCGAGGTGGGGCTTCCGCGCGAACCGGTCATAAATATTCCAGAGAGAACGAAAGGTGAACCGTTCCGCTTGGTCTGGGTCGGGCAACATATCCCAAGAAAGGCCTTAAACCTGGGTCTGGGGGCCCTTGGCCGACTGCCGGATGATGTGGATTGGGAGATTCACATCCTTGGTGCTGGCCCCCGAATGGTGCATTGGCAGAGACTGGCTAACCGGTTAGGTATTGCCTCGCGCTGCCTTTTTCATGGCAAGGTGACGAGGGACAAAGTGCTGGACATCATGGGTACGGCGCACACCATGCTAATCACGAGCCTGCGGGATCTCACCTCCACAGTCACTGTTGAAGCGTTAGCCATGGGTCTTCCTATCATCTGCCTGGACCATTGCGGGTTCGCGGATGTGGTGGACGAATCCTGCGGCATCAAGATTCCGGTTACTACACCAAACAGAACCATTGATGCCATGGCCCAGGCCATCGAGCGGTTAGCACGAGACGAGCAAAGGAGACGGGAGTTGGCACGTGGTGCTTTACGCAGATCCTTGGATTTCTCGTGGGAGGAGAAGGCAATTTGCCTGGATCGAATTTATCGGGCAAAGGTTGCGGGTTGTAATTCGCCTGGAGATGTCCCCATCCGATACGAATCGCTTTCCCGATGA
- a CDS encoding aminoglycoside phosphotransferase family protein, which yields MLAELDFQFGWRWLLPIQEVDRVAFLGFSKPELGYWEQALFGATMVSNPENATVWIVNADEFPVGDRADLGKVGAICVVGRGSSVTAWYRRLAGQYPVVREYGLMSPRNPRVVVPLSSPSHISSALSIHRPGRLLARIGVIVLKGLAAGGILRPLRARSLCIAIKNLSTLPQGARLAGFDLDPPVGHEAFALYLGTPDDNRKTVVLSLGCGPQLVLKCGETPKAHAALRNEAAALVVLSRTPLAGQVPALLGVVEQGGMITLHLEYRPRQRVSANRLMQAAADFLVELSRIHQKYMPLSEILEHSELITCGNARQRGWLAYAEVRVRLEALARGGLYIWGNRIHGDFAPWNCEWTKEGFFVFDWEESREWGMALTDAFYFMVARAVHVSRFPGPRNTAAKAMNFARDVALKADVPIEDISVYWALWLLQRTSQQPAPLYHSLLEGLAVRWN from the coding sequence ATGCTGGCTGAATTGGATTTCCAATTTGGTTGGCGGTGGTTGTTGCCGATTCAAGAAGTCGACCGGGTGGCGTTTCTCGGTTTCAGTAAGCCCGAACTGGGATATTGGGAACAGGCCCTTTTCGGAGCGACGATGGTCAGCAATCCGGAAAATGCTACTGTCTGGATCGTGAACGCGGATGAGTTCCCCGTTGGGGATCGGGCGGACTTGGGGAAGGTCGGTGCAATCTGCGTTGTCGGACGCGGTTCGTCGGTGACTGCCTGGTACCGGAGGCTGGCCGGCCAATACCCCGTGGTGCGAGAGTATGGGTTGATGTCCCCCCGTAACCCGCGGGTAGTAGTCCCGCTAAGCTCACCTTCGCATATCTCCAGCGCGCTTAGCATTCACCGGCCGGGGCGCCTGCTTGCTCGGATCGGGGTGATTGTGCTCAAGGGGCTTGCAGCGGGTGGTATCCTTCGACCTTTACGGGCCAGATCCCTGTGCATTGCTATTAAAAATTTGAGCACCCTGCCCCAGGGGGCACGACTGGCTGGGTTTGACTTGGATCCTCCGGTGGGCCACGAGGCATTCGCTCTCTATCTTGGCACGCCGGACGACAACCGGAAGACCGTCGTTCTCTCGTTGGGCTGTGGACCGCAGTTGGTATTGAAGTGCGGGGAGACCCCTAAGGCGCATGCCGCATTACGCAATGAAGCCGCTGCGTTGGTTGTCTTGAGCCGGACCCCGCTCGCCGGTCAGGTACCGGCTCTGCTCGGTGTGGTGGAGCAGGGCGGGATGATCACCTTGCATCTGGAATATAGGCCGCGGCAGCGCGTCTCGGCGAACCGCCTCATGCAGGCGGCGGCGGATTTCCTGGTGGAGTTGTCCCGCATACATCAAAAATACATGCCACTGAGCGAGATATTGGAGCATTCGGAGTTGATCACGTGCGGTAACGCGCGCCAGCGGGGTTGGCTGGCTTATGCGGAAGTGCGTGTCCGGTTGGAAGCCTTGGCCCGCGGGGGGCTTTACATCTGGGGAAATCGAATTCACGGAGACTTTGCCCCCTGGAACTGCGAATGGACGAAGGAAGGTTTTTTTGTCTTCGATTGGGAGGAGAGCAGGGAATGGGGCATGGCCTTGACCGATGCCTTCTATTTCATGGTGGCGCGCGCTGTTCATGTATCCAGGTTTCCGGGTCCGAGAAATACTGCAGCTAAGGCAATGAACTTTGCCCGTGACGTGGCTTTGAAGGCCGATGTGCCGATCGAAGATATATCAGTCTACTGGGCGTTGTGGTTGCTGCAGCGGACTTCCCAACAGCCCGCTCCGCTTTACCATTCCCTTCTTGAAGGACTAGCCGTGAGATGGAATTGA
- a CDS encoding class I SAM-dependent methyltransferase, whose product MISQYEHYATARLERKFGEMSSWVLVYPYLIGKRVLDVGCSDGLYLRQFAAGSVGIEQIPVLAGAARACGFEVINADVMTGMAQIYVNEFEGVLFSHVMEHLACPIAALREISRVLRKGGTLVLGLPIERNIYRDLLRMDYFDGTHIYAFSIRNASKLLNEAGFRVVKVLYHLPKCRSRIGRVLEILWNRINWPFREYLSMAYWIVAEKCNAEDAG is encoded by the coding sequence ATGATTTCCCAATATGAGCATTACGCGACGGCTCGCCTTGAAAGAAAATTCGGAGAAATGAGTTCTTGGGTTTTGGTGTATCCCTATTTAATAGGTAAGCGCGTTCTCGATGTGGGGTGTTCAGACGGCCTTTATCTCCGGCAATTTGCCGCAGGATCTGTGGGTATTGAGCAAATTCCGGTGTTGGCGGGAGCAGCTCGGGCCTGTGGTTTCGAGGTTATCAACGCTGATGTTATGACAGGAATGGCACAGATCTATGTAAATGAATTTGAAGGCGTACTTTTTTCGCATGTCATGGAACATCTTGCGTGCCCTATTGCAGCGCTACGCGAAATTTCACGAGTGCTCCGGAAAGGGGGGACGCTCGTGCTTGGTTTGCCTATCGAGAGGAATATCTACCGAGATTTACTAAGAATGGATTACTTTGATGGTACTCATATATATGCATTTAGCATTCGTAATGCCTCGAAACTTCTAAACGAAGCTGGTTTTCGTGTTGTGAAAGTATTATATCACCTTCCGAAGTGTCGCAGTCGTATCGGAAGAGTTTTAGAGATTTTGTGGAACAGGATTAACTGGCCTTTCCGAGAGTATCTGTCGATGGCCTACTGGATTGTGGCAGAGAAATGCAACGCGGAAGATGCTGGCTGA
- a CDS encoding glycosyltransferase, with the protein MKLIFLRKNLLSQKFDQERLRSELKADHSYLTSGITFMKRMIRFGVWREIRRFRPDIVVTQEFSDTTLTVVTNRWASKTSFRHVVWTDDNPESVLSDKPVRRFLRQYVLPRIDGLIVLSKETAEHYRMRYGVKVPIGVSPIVHDEEYFKNKLTQSMEISRSYAATHGLVGKRVILFVGRLAPEKRVDRLVEAFAVLQASIPDAMLVLVGEGPERGRLQALAKSSGIIKKTIFTGRLEGESLLAWYLLGGLFVLASQFETFGAVVNEALLAGMPVVCSDRAGARVLIQDGVNGTVVNASDQIKLQSAIHAWLLRTAPLATSSLVKPRPSLMLTTFQEAVDGFVSLLQAVMQDADGTS; encoded by the coding sequence TTGAAACTGATTTTCCTGCGAAAAAATTTGCTAAGCCAGAAATTTGACCAAGAGCGACTTCGAAGTGAACTCAAGGCGGATCACAGTTATTTAACAAGTGGAATAACCTTTATGAAAAGGATGATTCGCTTTGGGGTTTGGCGTGAGATAAGGCGGTTTCGGCCGGATATCGTTGTAACGCAGGAGTTTTCAGACACAACTTTGACAGTTGTGACAAACCGGTGGGCAAGTAAAACTTCGTTCCGCCATGTTGTATGGACCGACGATAATCCGGAGTCAGTTTTATCGGATAAGCCGGTTAGGAGGTTTCTCCGCCAATATGTTCTGCCAAGAATTGATGGTCTAATCGTGTTATCGAAAGAAACCGCTGAGCATTATCGAATGCGGTATGGTGTGAAGGTGCCCATTGGTGTTTCACCGATCGTCCACGATGAGGAATATTTCAAGAACAAATTAACACAGTCAATGGAAATATCCAGATCATACGCAGCAACACATGGACTTGTGGGGAAGCGGGTAATTCTTTTTGTGGGCCGTTTGGCGCCAGAAAAACGTGTGGACCGACTTGTGGAGGCATTTGCAGTTCTCCAAGCCTCAATACCGGATGCGATGCTTGTTCTGGTAGGTGAAGGGCCAGAGAGAGGCAGATTACAGGCTCTTGCGAAGTCTTCCGGCATTATAAAAAAAACTATCTTTACTGGGCGGTTGGAGGGTGAGTCACTATTAGCCTGGTATCTACTTGGTGGGCTGTTCGTGCTGGCTTCGCAGTTCGAAACATTTGGCGCTGTTGTAAACGAAGCCCTTTTGGCCGGCATGCCGGTGGTATGTTCCGATCGGGCTGGTGCACGTGTGCTGATTCAAGATGGTGTGAATGGAACGGTGGTGAATGCTTCCGACCAGATTAAGTTGCAGTCTGCTATTCACGCATGGCTCTTGCGAACAGCGCCCCTTGCCACTTCCAGTTTAGTAAAGCCGCGTCCTTCCCTTATGTTGACAACCTTTCAAGAGGCTGTTGATGGCTTTGTTTCCTTGCTGCAAGCGGTGATGCAGGACGCGGACGGAACGTCTTGA
- a CDS encoding O-antigen ligase family protein translates to MQIPQENSDVIRSSFFVHWAAWPFLLAALLYGLPISGELPAQQQFTEQFVSKVGDDKTLVYIFVHGGLYLLAIVAILKYRSKALYVFMRQWPLVALTLLVGFSAFWSNSPWKACINFGHTVGVLMIALSAALSYRNEPALLVRFLGYALGLNVLLSMIAVLAIPQVSIELHGRWRGLTSNSNVLGQISFTAAWALGMTCLLKRYRKKFVLIVLLLLTVISLIGTQSKTALICTVLGLSVGYFMIRYSHMGSSKTLFSIFFFFMTLVFVLLLFFWGNAWEDLSPVGMNHLLGRSESYTGRTKLWTSAIQLITQKLWLGHGFDDTAGGTNSIRLLNSHNGFLDLAVRGGITAVLLFLIALWKVIRNIPNISAIQRNAWAIFFPYLLAFLAYNLTESTIMNPRNLSWTIFMFIAFIVEIQHLPLDNLGKL, encoded by the coding sequence GTGCAGATACCGCAGGAAAATAGTGATGTGATCCGTTCTTCTTTTTTCGTGCACTGGGCTGCTTGGCCCTTCTTATTAGCTGCATTACTATACGGGCTCCCAATCAGCGGGGAGCTTCCCGCTCAACAGCAATTTACAGAACAGTTCGTTTCTAAAGTGGGAGACGATAAGACCCTCGTTTATATCTTTGTCCATGGTGGACTTTATCTGCTCGCGATTGTTGCCATTTTGAAATATCGTTCAAAGGCCTTGTATGTCTTTATGAGACAGTGGCCTCTGGTTGCTCTAACGCTATTGGTTGGCTTCAGTGCATTTTGGTCCAATTCACCCTGGAAGGCTTGTATAAATTTCGGGCACACCGTAGGAGTCCTGATGATCGCTCTATCAGCAGCCTTGTCGTATCGCAATGAACCAGCACTTCTCGTACGTTTCCTTGGGTATGCACTTGGTCTGAATGTCCTGCTTAGCATGATTGCCGTGCTGGCGATTCCACAAGTTTCAATAGAACTCCACGGTCGCTGGCGTGGTTTAACTTCGAATTCGAACGTATTAGGGCAGATATCATTCACTGCTGCATGGGCCCTTGGAATGACATGCCTGCTCAAGAGATATAGGAAAAAATTTGTCTTGATAGTGTTATTGTTATTAACTGTTATTTCATTGATTGGGACCCAAAGCAAGACTGCTTTGATTTGTACGGTATTAGGGCTAAGTGTTGGGTATTTTATGATCCGCTATTCACACATGGGTTCCAGTAAAACCCTATTTTCAATTTTCTTCTTCTTCATGACTCTGGTGTTCGTTCTTTTACTATTTTTTTGGGGGAATGCATGGGAAGATTTAAGCCCTGTGGGCATGAATCACCTGCTTGGCAGGTCGGAGAGTTATACCGGGAGGACCAAACTATGGACTTCAGCAATACAGTTGATTACCCAGAAATTATGGCTGGGTCATGGATTCGATGACACTGCAGGGGGAACCAACAGTATTAGATTGTTGAATTCACACAATGGGTTCCTTGATCTCGCTGTGCGTGGCGGGATCACAGCTGTTCTATTGTTTCTTATTGCTTTGTGGAAGGTTATTCGTAATATACCGAATATATCTGCAATCCAGAGGAATGCATGGGCGATATTTTTCCCATATCTGTTGGCTTTTCTTGCTTATAATCTCACGGAGAGTACGATCATGAACCCTCGAAACCTTTCCTGGACGATTTTCATGTTCATAGCATTCATTGTGGAAATCCAGCATCTTCCGCTTGATAATTTAGGCAAACTTTGA
- a CDS encoding glycosyltransferase, with protein MKKSMHAVDVCVATYKRPELLAGLLDSLFRQDLDGIRMRVIVVDNDKHGSARPVVEGFQKSSPAELVYELEPLQSISLARNRALRHVQADYIAFVDDDEIVLREWLSALLETMEGHQADAVFGPVFKILPQDAPAWAKKSRAFKCYRRPTGQSLLSGGTCNALVRRIALGSPPQEFDPVFGLTGGEDSDFFFRLHLSGKKLVWCDEAMVHECIPMERLTLKWVCQRGFRGGQSFYRVFVTRYPLWKKILWLGRQGMQVICAALLLPASRLVSYRFFVAICVRLCASAGQWAVIFSNNYFREYDSRRYRED; from the coding sequence ATGAAAAAAAGCATGCATGCGGTTGACGTGTGCGTGGCGACCTACAAGCGACCGGAATTGCTTGCAGGCCTTCTTGATTCCCTGTTCAGGCAAGATCTCGACGGCATCCGGATGCGCGTTATAGTCGTGGATAATGACAAGCATGGAAGCGCCCGCCCGGTCGTTGAAGGATTTCAAAAAAGCTCGCCAGCAGAACTGGTATACGAATTGGAGCCGCTGCAAAGCATATCTCTGGCCCGCAATCGTGCTCTAAGGCATGTCCAGGCGGACTACATTGCCTTTGTGGATGACGACGAAATCGTTCTGCGGGAATGGTTGTCCGCACTCCTTGAAACCATGGAAGGTCATCAGGCGGACGCTGTATTCGGCCCGGTATTCAAAATCCTTCCTCAAGACGCACCGGCGTGGGCCAAGAAATCCCGTGCTTTTAAGTGTTATCGCCGGCCAACGGGGCAATCTCTCTTATCCGGCGGAACATGCAATGCTCTCGTCCGTCGTATAGCTCTCGGTTCCCCTCCTCAGGAATTTGACCCGGTTTTTGGGCTTACCGGTGGTGAAGACTCGGATTTTTTCTTCCGGTTGCATCTCTCAGGCAAAAAACTAGTCTGGTGCGACGAGGCCATGGTTCATGAATGCATCCCGATGGAGCGATTGACCCTCAAATGGGTCTGCCAGCGCGGGTTCAGAGGAGGGCAAAGCTTCTATCGAGTATTTGTAACGCGTTACCCTTTGTGGAAGAAAATTCTATGGCTTGGGCGCCAAGGAATGCAAGTAATTTGCGCCGCGTTATTGCTCCCGGCATCCAGGCTTGTTTCTTACCGCTTCTTTGTCGCTATCTGTGTAAGGCTTTGTGCTTCAGCGGGACAATGGGCAGTCATTTTTTCGAATAATTATTTCCGGGAATATGATTCACGCCGTTACCGAGAAGATTGA
- a CDS encoding polysaccharide biosynthesis C-terminal domain-containing protein translates to MFSKSISISIITQAISSATNFLLGLYMVRVLSPKDFGIYGIGMSLCLLYTGFGNAMFLTQMVVNSPDKPIEDRLPYATRVLLVVLLFAAATLVLLCVTLLFGPFFLPWIAGKEHLAIAVGASSVALLIKEFFVRQAYIAASEPRALATNSAIAVTVAGMLAFYHLSGWTLNVEGILWIFTGGQIAGAITALAIAKLPLGNISWRAIIRDFQEAWVGGRWALGGVSVTWIQSQTYTYVIAFTLGPAGVGFANAARLFIVPFTLLLPAINQVTMPRLAELRVRDRSKVTRSGITITAGLFALATIYSFCMMSFAGTVAPMLLGEKYKNITPFVLVWCLVLLFQLLRDGAGTLMQVVKKFRALMIVNAFSATVSIAVAVILIRWWGVSGAILGTGIGDLCLAILLWRMILKDEKKHACG, encoded by the coding sequence ATGTTCAGCAAGTCGATATCCATCAGTATAATCACCCAGGCAATCAGCAGTGCTACAAATTTCCTGCTCGGTTTATATATGGTGCGTGTGCTGTCCCCGAAGGATTTCGGAATCTATGGGATCGGCATGTCGCTCTGTCTTCTTTACACAGGGTTCGGGAATGCCATGTTCCTGACCCAAATGGTTGTCAATTCACCGGACAAACCCATTGAAGATCGTTTACCTTACGCGACTCGTGTCCTATTGGTAGTATTGCTTTTCGCAGCCGCTACCCTTGTTCTTCTCTGTGTCACCTTGCTTTTCGGCCCCTTCTTTTTGCCTTGGATAGCAGGGAAAGAGCATCTCGCCATAGCAGTGGGTGCGTCTTCAGTGGCGTTGCTGATCAAGGAGTTTTTCGTTCGTCAAGCCTATATCGCCGCTTCGGAACCTCGTGCTCTGGCGACGAACAGCGCAATTGCGGTAACCGTAGCGGGAATGCTTGCCTTTTATCACCTGTCAGGGTGGACGCTGAATGTCGAGGGTATCTTATGGATTTTCACGGGGGGCCAGATCGCAGGGGCTATTACAGCACTTGCAATAGCCAAGTTGCCTCTGGGCAATATTTCTTGGAGAGCCATTATTCGAGATTTTCAGGAAGCTTGGGTTGGCGGGAGATGGGCGCTTGGTGGAGTGTCGGTTACATGGATCCAGTCGCAGACATACACTTACGTTATTGCGTTTACACTGGGGCCGGCGGGAGTGGGGTTCGCAAACGCGGCAAGACTTTTTATTGTGCCCTTTACGCTCCTGTTGCCAGCGATCAACCAGGTTACCATGCCGCGCCTTGCGGAGTTACGGGTACGGGACAGGAGCAAGGTGACTCGGTCAGGTATAACTATAACGGCGGGACTCTTTGCTTTGGCGACGATATATTCGTTTTGCATGATGAGTTTTGCCGGTACCGTCGCACCTATGTTGCTGGGGGAGAAATATAAGAACATCACGCCTTTCGTTTTGGTTTGGTGTCTGGTTCTACTCTTTCAATTGCTTCGTGATGGCGCCGGGACGTTGATGCAAGTTGTGAAGAAGTTTCGCGCTCTCATGATCGTAAACGCTTTCAGCGCTACCGTTTCAATTGCCGTTGCTGTCATCCTGATTCGGTGGTGGGGCGTTTCCGGTGCCATCCTCGGTACAGGAATCGGTGACCTGTGCCTGGCAATCCTGCTGTGGAGAATGATCTTGAAGGATGAAAAAAAGCATGCATGCGGTTGA